Part of the Paludisphaera borealis genome, GCTCGCTCTGGCGCGACAGTCGAGCGCCACCGGTTTTCTCGACGAGCGCGGCGTCGAGGTGGTGCGCGGCGATCTGACCGACCCGTCCGCCTGCGATCGGGCGCTCGACGGGATCAACGTCGTGTACCACTGCGCGGCGAAGGTCGGCGACTGGGGGAGTTGGTGCGAGTTTCAGGTCGGCTGCATCGACGCGACCCGGACGCTCGCCGAGGCGGCTGTTCGCGCGCGAGTCGACCGGTTCGTCCACGTCAGCTCGACGAGCGCCTACGGCCACCCGAGCGACCGCGCGGAGCCCATCGCCGAGACCCACCCGCTGGGCGACAACATCTGGGTCCTCGACTATTACACGAGGAGCAAGGTCGATTGCGAGCGGCTGCTCTGGGGACTCGCCGAGACCGGCGGCCTGCCGCTGACCGTGATCCGTCCGAGCTGGATCTTCGGCGAGCGCGATCGCACGACGATGCCCCGGTTGATCCAGGAGTTTCGCTGGAACCGGGTGTCGATCGTCGGCAAGGGGGACAACCCGCTGAGCGCCGTGTATGCGGGGGTCGTCGCCGATGCGGCGATCCTGGCGGCCGACGATCCGGGGTCGGTCGGCGAGGCGTACAACGTCACGAGCCAAGCGGCGATCACCCAACGCCAGTT contains:
- a CDS encoding NAD-dependent epimerase/dehydratase family protein, whose amino-acid sequence is MSRRVLVTGATGLLGSHLVERLGARGDHVLALARQSSATGFLDERGVEVVRGDLTDPSACDRALDGINVVYHCAAKVGDWGSWCEFQVGCIDATRTLAEAAVRARVDRFVHVSSTSAYGHPSDRAEPIAETHPLGDNIWVLDYYTRSKVDCERLLWGLAETGGLPLTVIRPSWIFGERDRTTMPRLIQEFRWNRVSIVGKGDNPLSAVYAGVVADAAILAADDPGSVGEAYNVTSQAAITQRQFLDMLADALDVPRVTWRYPFLYAFYGGFALELRERLRRSKKPPQVTRYGAWLLGRRLSYSTEKARNKLGWTPALSYEESIERTVQWFLADQDARIPKRRTPPVVAVRRALGLLRTEPEAAPRSREPAFDRPAAESARVPRRPESGRGSR